One Triticum dicoccoides isolate Atlit2015 ecotype Zavitan chromosome 5B, WEW_v2.0, whole genome shotgun sequence genomic window carries:
- the LOC119306968 gene encoding protein yippee-like, producing MGRLFLTSLAPATGTIYCCKHCDSHLAYAQHIISKMFRCKHGKAYLFDKVVNVVAGESEDDRMMTTGLHTVRDIFCVACGAILGWKYVSAFDKDQRYKEGKFILERCKIHSGGGGPPDRIQLWAEHDARISSSEDDDQGAV from the exons ATGGGGCGGCTCTTCCTGACGAGCCTGGCGCCGGCGACCGGCACCATCTACTGCTGCAAGCACTGCGACTCCCACCTCGCCTACGCCCAGCACATCATCTCCAAG ATGTTCCGCTGCAAGCACGGCAAGGCCTACCTCTTCGACAAGGT CGTGAACGTGGTCGCCGGGGAGAGCGAGGACGACCGGATGATGACCACGGGCCTGCACACCGTCCGCGACATCTTCTGCGTCGCCTGCGGAGCCATCCTTGGCTGGAAATAC GTGTCTGCCTTTGACAAGGACCAGAGGTATAAGGAGGGCAAGTTCATCCTGGAAAG GTGCAAGATCCATTCGGGCGGAGGCGGCCCTCCCGACCGCATCCAGCTGTGGGCTGAGCACGACGCTCGCATAAGCTCCAGCGAGGATGACGACCAGGGCGCCGTGTGA